One uncultured Hyphomonas sp. genomic region harbors:
- a CDS encoding glycerophosphodiester phosphodiesterase family protein: MKRLIAASALVLAAACTSAPVPPSGPVETSTAAEPAATAWNTLTGERPIVIAHRGASGLYPEHTIMAYKTAIAQGADFIEPDLVMTSDGVLIARHDLYLSATTDIANHPEFADRKVKRQTPLGEHEDWWADDFTFAEIQTLKARQQFDGRPMEYNDTLDIVTFDEIMDLVLAEAEKGNIVGLHVEAKWPSHYTAIGKGLADPILDAMKANGLKEAGIPVYIQCFEPPFLAEVAEKSDLPLIQNMVGPPYAAMMGLTYDLETMPTDGVGADVSYALDEDGQPTDFVDRAHKAGLLVHVYTVRDDHPDAPFTDSRDELKALFDAGVDGVWADFPATAVEVRGQAED, encoded by the coding sequence ATGAAACGACTGATCGCCGCTTCCGCTCTCGTCCTGGCAGCCGCCTGCACCAGCGCGCCCGTCCCCCCATCAGGCCCGGTGGAGACCTCCACCGCCGCAGAACCCGCCGCCACCGCATGGAACACGCTGACCGGCGAACGTCCGATCGTGATCGCCCACCGCGGTGCCAGCGGCCTCTACCCCGAACACACGATCATGGCCTACAAGACAGCCATCGCGCAGGGCGCCGACTTCATCGAACCGGACCTTGTCATGACCTCCGACGGCGTCCTGATTGCCCGGCATGACCTCTACCTGTCCGCCACCACCGACATCGCCAACCATCCGGAATTCGCCGACCGCAAGGTGAAGCGCCAGACGCCCCTGGGCGAACACGAAGACTGGTGGGCCGACGACTTCACCTTCGCTGAGATCCAGACCCTGAAGGCGCGCCAGCAATTCGACGGCCGCCCGATGGAATACAATGACACACTGGACATCGTGACCTTTGACGAGATCATGGACCTCGTCCTGGCCGAAGCGGAAAAAGGCAACATTGTCGGCCTGCACGTCGAAGCCAAATGGCCGAGCCACTACACCGCCATCGGCAAGGGTCTCGCCGATCCGATCCTCGATGCGATGAAAGCCAACGGCCTGAAGGAAGCCGGTATTCCGGTCTACATCCAGTGCTTCGAACCGCCCTTCCTGGCTGAGGTCGCGGAGAAGAGCGATCTACCGCTGATCCAGAACATGGTCGGCCCGCCCTATGCTGCCATGATGGGTCTGACCTATGATCTCGAAACCATGCCGACCGACGGCGTCGGCGCCGATGTCTCCTACGCACTGGACGAGGACGGTCAGCCGACGGACTTCGTCGACCGCGCGCATAAGGCCGGGCTACTGGTTCATGTCTATACGGTGCGGGACGACCACCCGGACGCGCCCTTCACCGACAGCCGGGACGAGTTGAAGGCCCTCTTCGATGCAGGCGTGGATGGCGTGTGGGCTGACTTCCCGGCGACGGCCGTCGAGGTGCGCGGGCAAGCGGAAGACTAA
- a CDS encoding CaiB/BaiF CoA-transferase family protein, whose product MEKTAQTATGPLAGLRVLELGQLIAGPFCAQLFGDMGADVIKVEAPGQGDPMRTWGRTGYPLLWSVCARNKRCITANLREKEGQEIVRQLVRQADFVVENFRPGTMEKWGLGYEDLKKENPGIIMIRISGYGQTGPYSSRPGYASVGEAMGGVRYLMGEPDRKPSRAGISLGDTLAGTFATMGALAALHHREKTGEGQVVDAAIYESILAITESLVPEYTVENYTRERSGSYLPAIAPSNIYDCSDGMVILAANQNTVFGRLCEAMGRPELKDDPRYATHVARGENQAELDNLINDWTSTRTIDEVEAVMIAHAVPVGKVYRARDMLDDPHYVAREALVDLASERWGTIKMQNAFPKLSATPGSVRWSGPETLGEHTEQVLTELLDLTPEQIGKLRDSGIV is encoded by the coding sequence ATGGAAAAGACGGCGCAAACGGCTACGGGGCCTCTGGCGGGCCTACGCGTGCTCGAACTCGGCCAGCTGATTGCGGGACCGTTCTGCGCGCAGCTCTTTGGCGACATGGGCGCCGATGTCATCAAGGTCGAGGCGCCGGGGCAGGGCGATCCGATGCGCACCTGGGGGCGGACAGGCTATCCGCTGCTCTGGTCGGTGTGCGCGCGCAACAAGCGCTGCATCACGGCAAACCTGCGGGAGAAGGAAGGCCAGGAGATCGTCCGTCAGCTGGTCCGTCAGGCGGATTTCGTCGTCGAGAATTTCCGTCCGGGCACGATGGAAAAATGGGGGCTCGGCTATGAAGACCTCAAAAAGGAAAATCCCGGGATCATCATGATCCGTATCTCCGGATACGGGCAAACGGGGCCTTATTCGAGCCGTCCCGGTTATGCGTCTGTCGGAGAGGCCATGGGGGGTGTGCGTTACCTGATGGGTGAGCCGGACCGGAAGCCTTCGCGCGCCGGCATTTCCCTCGGCGACACGCTGGCCGGTACATTCGCAACCATGGGCGCGCTGGCGGCGCTGCATCACCGGGAGAAGACCGGGGAAGGGCAGGTGGTCGATGCCGCGATCTATGAATCCATTCTGGCGATCACCGAATCCCTCGTGCCTGAATACACGGTCGAGAATTACACGCGTGAACGGTCCGGTTCCTACCTTCCGGCGATTGCGCCTTCGAACATCTATGATTGTTCAGATGGCATGGTCATTCTCGCGGCAAACCAGAACACGGTCTTTGGGCGGCTTTGCGAGGCGATGGGGCGGCCCGAGCTGAAAGACGATCCGCGCTATGCGACTCATGTTGCGCGCGGGGAGAACCAGGCCGAGCTGGACAATCTGATCAATGACTGGACCAGTACCCGGACGATTGACGAAGTTGAGGCGGTCATGATCGCGCATGCCGTCCCGGTCGGGAAGGTCTATCGCGCCCGGGACATGCTGGATGATCCGCATTATGTTGCGCGCGAAGCGCTGGTCGATCTTGCGAGCGAGCGCTGGGGCACGATCAAGATGCAGAACGCTTTCCCGAAGCTTTCGGCAACGCCGGGATCGGTGCGCTGGAGCGGGCCGGAGACGCTTGGTGAGCACACCGAACAGGTCCTGACGGAACTTCTCGACCTGACGCCGGAGCAGATCGGGAAATTGCGTGACAGCGGGATTGTCTAG
- a CDS encoding TetR/AcrR family transcriptional regulator: MGELPVSKTAAKREARIAEILECAEKHFSIKGFHGAGISGIAADCGISVGHLYHYFGSKDELIQAVVRLEMRRQDESIAAFENLSPENLRIEMAELTTAIFSTDNEPFRTVLNFEILAEAQRNPDVAELLQQQDKQMRLRFVSILRRAGIDDPETRTELIFTIFSGLSARALRHPQQERAALLEVIKDVILKILGDKPVTSGAACA; the protein is encoded by the coding sequence ATGGGTGAGCTGCCCGTGTCGAAAACGGCTGCCAAGCGCGAAGCCAGGATTGCAGAAATTCTGGAGTGCGCAGAAAAACACTTTTCTATCAAAGGCTTCCATGGCGCCGGAATATCCGGAATCGCCGCGGATTGCGGGATCAGCGTGGGGCATCTCTACCATTATTTCGGCAGTAAAGATGAACTGATCCAGGCTGTCGTGAGACTGGAAATGCGCCGTCAGGACGAGAGCATTGCCGCCTTTGAAAACCTGTCGCCCGAAAACCTGCGAATAGAGATGGCGGAGCTGACGACCGCAATTTTCTCAACCGACAATGAGCCGTTCCGGACAGTCCTGAACTTTGAAATCCTGGCGGAGGCCCAGAGAAATCCCGATGTCGCCGAACTCCTGCAGCAACAGGACAAGCAGATGCGTCTGCGCTTTGTCTCCATTCTCCGCCGGGCGGGAATAGACGATCCCGAAACCCGGACGGAACTGATCTTCACCATTTTCTCCGGCCTGTCGGCCCGTGCCCTTCGGCACCCCCAGCAGGAACGTGCGGCTCTGCTTGAGGTGATCAAGGACGTCATCCTGAAAATCCTGGGTGACAAGCCGGTGACCTCCGGCGCAGCATGCGCCTGA